The Osmia lignaria lignaria isolate PbOS001 chromosome 14, iyOsmLign1, whole genome shotgun sequence genome has a window encoding:
- the LOC117609063 gene encoding uncharacterized protein LOC117609063 isoform X10, with translation MEEKQQRVSKYEYLQICSALLPSNSDRLESGDVSSESSDIGPCVMCVARRIPPNEKPIGTPIEQFTVKLDTAGKIIAVDVSWLSPPYSNYLTTVGDLIGTTIKDVCHPHDLSKLTAHLNDTLQVGESTSGVYRLRVSPDKFLNIQTKSKLFKANVMNTHDTDFIMATNSIIGDNDLMPIEGGQLSNNKVCSGHSSNRCANNSNNNNGNNNNNVGGPLMSVAHLNGQVSGISGRGLAGTSSSSSASSHGGGVATSSNSIVFSAAESCNNPLPSLSTSNPFNHFSGNMDLEFELFPSSTWDLDSSSGWADRPESRASGPPNSRPPSQPAPTSPSPQGTFSSNSAVAPHCSPMRAFSPTSGNAAHTFSNSFPFSPLQESQTSSLTNSGASSVSANGAAALTPKRQDEGKTGCSAGNNQSAMDTSGNARNNSSNVAGTATTAGQQQTTVGVTATVVETQNSVVSTESGRLRNLLTKGASASEDSQDNTNNDSENQNKHRILKTLLNQQDEDDFHPEHNNKVRTSPSNMPKPSMDHSKSSLGNNMLLQLLNEKNDDEDEEARAGFKKRNELLQQLLKDQDDERKVQEQQCKSQNREEDPLLRSLGFRNTTPSPSQSGDNVGLGGSTQVGQKRPGEDGDLNIAVKRPMDGSHQVSSSGTSTNTTSKLWEKNKMLASLLAKQPPQPTTIPPIPASVISATPQDKLLRIGLKPQQPSQQSQSQSQQQQQQQQQQQQQQQQQQQQQQQQQQQPWTGGSMQSVGGNTITTTATSARTPLQSQSRQLPRQTTNTYLTHMLSQQQRPQMGQMDSEFTGSGEYRHTNADPTGWDNQSSDPDLSDILDQVIEFVPDEAIADSSAIANLLDAIEAPQNNALNEKMAINAIQKSLMLFETAVNPTSSTITIPGTPPAYSTTLVTTPVTTSHSYQPPPMYQQQPRMRLNTQPGVRQTTTQFTQQQQLQLQQQRTKLIQQQQQQQLKQRLLQQQQQQQLLIPSNATATDQITTGIHNIDNLLNNTVAPNVSLQRSSVPDSQVSPGYGGSVQMPSGHRLAHSYSHPSTLPQHPIVNNNFNSGQQVSAAARLSPHSPAGILSFTHPQPLSPRVTQGNYGNTPRLFNVNQVRSQQQPTVQQQLQQQQRSMPSPGTPASARQSPFPAETFPPPTSPTASQFPPGPNPGAPNPSAQYRLQRTTSTPSATTQLPGGVGSPRHYGGVSKEQPLLSPSHPHSGCNPATPTHNQHNVTNTQQHFSNQQHSSMIYHTTANTINTADMQNNQFCYDRTSVPLYSSGPGDTQDARPLPPGNPVNHQLGGNASSTSEFVRQELRAIVGARTQQQQQQQRVPNNIQNNLSGQVSQDDLDALGLTYEMSPAGEAVVSDGPAKSWAIGSAGGAPSSSRTSMEEVARGDPKVNQSSLLQKLLSE, from the exons ATGGAAGAGAAGCAGCAACGAGTATCGAAATACGAGTATCTGCAGATCTGTTCAGCTCTTTTGCCAAGTAATAGCGATCGTCTGGAGAGCGGTGACGTATCATCCGAATCCTCGGACATCGGTCCTTGCGTAATGTGCGTGGCTCGCAGGATACCACCGAACGAGAAACCCATTGGTACCCCCATCGAGCAGTTCACTGTCAAGCTGGACACCGCGGGCAAGATTATCGCGGTTGATGTCAGCTGGCTGTCGCCCCCTTACTCCAACTACCTAACCACGGTAGGG GACCTGATTGGCACTACAATAAAGGATGTGTGCCACCCTCATGATCTCAGTAAGCTAACTGCACATTTGAACGATACGCTTCAAGTCGGTGAGAGTACCAGCGGTGTGTACCGGCTACGCGTTAGTCCTGATAAGTTCCTTAACATTCAAACAAAGTCAAAACTTTTCAAAGCAAATGTGATGAATACACACGATACCGACTTTATTATGGCCACCAATTCCATCATCGG GGACAATGACTTAATGCCTATCGAGGGTGGTCAGCTTTCCAACAACAAAGTGTGCTCTGGACACTCTAGTAACCGTTGTGcgaataatagtaataataataatggtaacaataacaataacgtgGGTGGCCCGCTGATGTCCGTGGCGCATCTGAACGGTCAAGTGAGTGGTATCAGTGGTCGGGGGTTGGCTggtacgtcgtcgtcgtcgtcagcGTCGTCGCATGGCGGCGGTGTTGCGACATCGTCGAACTCGATAGTGTTTAGCGCGGCCGAGTCTTGCAACAACCCCCTGCCGTCGCTAAGTACAAGTAATCCGTTCAACCACTTTTCGGGGAACATGGACTTGGAATTCGAGCTGTTCCCCAGTTCCACATGGGACTTGGATAGTAGCAGCGGGTGGGCAGATAGGCCCGAATCGAGAGCTAGCGGGCCACCAAATTCACGACCACCTTCCCAGCCAGCCCCGACATCTCCGAGTCCCCAGGGAACGTTCTCCTCTAATTCAGCGGTGGCGCCTCACTGCAGTCCCATGCGCGCGTTCAGCCCGACCTCAGGCAACGCAGCTCACACCTTCAGTAATTCGTTCCCCTTCAGTCCGCTTCAGGAATCACAGACGTCCTCCTTGACCAACAGCGGTGCTAGTAGTGTTAGTGCCAACGGGGCAGCTGCGCTTACCCCGAAACGTCAGGATGAAGGGAAGACTGGATGTTCGGCCGGCAACAACCAATCCGCCATGGATACAAGCGGGAACGCGAGAAACAACTCGAGCAACGTGGCCGGGACCGCTACCACCGCCGGTCAACAACAGACCACCGTCGGGGTGACCGCGACCGTTGTCGAAACTCAGAACAGTGTTGTGTCAACCGAGTCCGGTAGATTGAGAAACTTATTGACCAAGGGCGCTAGTGCTAGTGAGGACAGTCAGGACAATACGAATAACGATTCCGAGAACCAAAATAAGCATAGGATATTAAAGACCTTGTTGAATCAACAAGACGAGGACGATTTTCATCCGGAGCATAATAATAAAGTGCGAACCAGTCCTAGTAACATGCCGAAACCGAGCATGGACCATTCGAAATCTTCGCTTGGAAATAATATGCTGCTACAG TTATTAAATGAGAAAAACGATGACGAGGATGAAGAGGCTCGTGCCGGTTTCAAGAAACGGAACGAACTTTTGCAACAGCTCCTGAAAGACCAAGACGACGAGAGGAAAGTACAAGAGCAACAG TGCAAGTCACAGAATCGGGAAGAAGATCCTCTTTTGCGAAGTCTTGGCTTTCGGAACACCACGCCATCCCCGTCTCAATCGGGTGACAATGTTGGTCTCGGTGGTTCGACCCAGGTCGGTCAGAAGAGACCCGGCGAGGATGGCGATTTAAACATAGCTGTGAAACGTCCTATGGACGGTTCGCACCAGGTATCCTCATCGGGTACGTCCACCAACACGACCAGTAAACTCTGGGAGAAGAACAAAATGTTGGCTTCGTTGCTAGCTAAACAACCTCCTCAACCAACCACTATCCCACCAATACCTGCATCTGTGATATCGGCAACGCCACAG GATAAGCTGCTGCGCATAGGATTGAAGCCACAACAGCCGTCACAGCAGTCACAATCACAGtcgcaacagcagcaacagcaacagcagcaacaacaacagcagcaacaacaacagcagcaacaacaacaacagcaacagcagcaacccTGGACGGGTGGTAGCATGCAGTCGGTTGGTGGTAATACGATAACGACAACTGCAACTTCCGCGCGTACTCCTCTCCAAAGCCAGTCGAGACAACTACCTCGTCAAACAACCAATACCTACCTCACTCATATGCTAAGTCAg CAACAAAGACCCCAAATGGGTCAGATGGATTCGGAATTTACGGGCAGCGGGGAGTATCGTCATACAAATGCAGATCCAACCGGTTGGGACAATCAGTCATCAGATCCTGATCTTTCCGATATTTTGGATCAAGTGATCGAATTCGTACCAGACGAAGCTATCGCAG atTCGTCTGCGATAGCAAATCTCTTAGATGCGATCGAAGCACCGCAGAACAACGCGTTGAACGAGAAGATGGCGATTAACGCGATACAAAAGTCGTTGATGTTATTCGAGACTGCCGTAAATCCAACGTCTTCCACCATAACAATTCCTGGCACACCTCCAGCTTACTCCACCACG TTGGTTACCACACCCGTAACGACGAGCCATAGTTACCAACCACCGCCGATGTATCAACAACAGCCAAGGATGAGGTTGAACACTCAGCCAGGTGTCAGACAAACGACCACTCAATTCACGCAGCAGCAACAATTACAGTTACAACAACAACGTACAAAATTGatacaacaacaacagcaacaacaattgAAACAAAGGCTactgcaacaacaacagcaacaacagttACTTATTCCTTCCAATGCTACAGCTACGGACCAAATTACCACCGGCATTCATAATATTGATAACCTTCTGAACAATACTGTTGCACCAAACGTGTCGTTACAG CGGTCGAGTGTCCCAGATTCGCAAGTGTCTCCAGGTTATGGGGGATCCGTCCAGATGCCTTCCGGTCACCGACTTGCCCACTCGTACTCACATCCTTCAACGTTACCACAGCA CCCCATTGTAAACAATAATTTTAACAGTGGTCAACAAGTGTCCGCCGCAGCTCGACTGTCACCGCATTCTCCCGCTGGTATCTTATCGTTCACTCATCCACAGCCGTTGTCACCACGGGTGACGCAA GGCAACTATGGTAATACCCCGAGATTATTCAACGTTAACCAGGTGAGATCGCAGCAACAGCCCACCGTGCAGCAgcagctgcagcaacaacagAGATCGATGCCGTCGCCGGGTACTCCAGCGTCTGCACGACAATCTCCGTTTCCGGCGGAAACCTTTCCTCCACCCACCTCTCCTACAGCCAGCCAATTTCCACCCGGTCCTAATCCTGGCGCTCCGAATCCTTCTGCCCAATATCGGTTGCAACGGACCACGTCTACGCCTTCAGCTACGACTCAGTTGCCAG GTGGGGTCGGTTCGCCCCGGCACTACGGCGGAGTGAGTAAGGAACAACCTCTTCTTTCACCTAGTCATCCACATTCGGGTTGCAACCCGGCAACACCGACTCACAATCAACACAACGTAACGAATACCCAACAACACTTCTCCAACCAACAACATTCTTCTATGATATACCACACGACCGCCAATACTATCAACACAGCTGACATGCAGAACAATCAGTTCTGTTACGATCGGACGTCTGTTCCACTCTATTCGTCAGGGCCTGGGGACACGCAGGATGCCAGGCCTCTGCCTCCCGGTAATCCTGTCAATCACCAATTGGGTG GAAATGCCAGCAGCACGTCCGAGTTCGTGAGGCAAGAATTGAGAGCGATCGTTGGCGCAAGaacgcaacaacaacaacaacaacaaaggGTACCTAACAACATTCAAAATAACCTTTCTGGTCAAGTATCTCAGGATGATCTTGATGCACTTGGTCTGACGTACGAGATGTCTCCTGCAG GTGAGGCTGTGGTTAGCGATGGCCCTGCAAAGAGCTGGGCCATTGGGAGTGCCGGAGGTGCCCCCTCGTCCTCCAGG ACTTCTATGGAGGAAGTGGCTCGAGGTGATCCAAAGGTGAACCAATCGTCGCTGTTACAGAAACTGTTGTCCGAGTGA
- the LOC117609063 gene encoding uncharacterized protein LOC117609063 isoform X2, giving the protein MLLGEKPSPCELQDPLWVKMSAITGSITKKRKKSDAKPQSQINKCLNEKRRRNQENLFIDELAELISVTDMSSGKTDKRQILQRTVDQIRHIRQQEGSNSHAVQQGEVSSSNPNILSNDQVGPILLEALDGFLFVVNSEGRVEYVTDNITQYINYTKDDVLGKDIYNIIHHGDHNTFMPSLCPVSLGWTSEPQPQTRNRTFNCRFLVKPPDDKEETMEEKQQRVSKYEYLQICSALLPSNSDRLESGDVSSESSDIGPCVMCVARRIPPNEKPIGTPIEQFTVKLDTAGKIIAVDVSWLSPPYSNYLTTVGDLIGTTIKDVCHPHDLSKLTAHLNDTLQVGESTSGVYRLRVSPDKFLNIQTKSKLFKANVMNTHDTDFIMATNSIIGDNDLMPIEGGQLSNNKVCSGHSSNRCANNSNNNNGNNNNNVGGPLMSVAHLNGQVSGISGRGLAGTSSSSSASSHGGGVATSSNSIVFSAAESCNNPLPSLSTSNPFNHFSGNMDLEFELFPSSTWDLDSSSGWADRPESRASGPPNSRPPSQPAPTSPSPQGTFSSNSAVAPHCSPMRAFSPTSGNAAHTFSNSFPFSPLQESQTSSLTNSGASSVSANGAAALTPKRQDEGKTGCSAGNNQSAMDTSGNARNNSSNVAGTATTAGQQQTTVGVTATVVETQNSVVSTESGRLRNLLTKGASASEDSQDNTNNDSENQNKHRILKTLLNQQDEDDFHPEHNNKVRTSPSNMPKPSMDHSKSSLGNNMLLQLLNEKNDDEDEEARAGFKKRNELLQQLLKDQDDERKVQEQQCKSQNREEDPLLRSLGFRNTTPSPSQSGDNVGLGGSTQVGQKRPGEDGDLNIAVKRPMDGSHQVSSSGTSTNTTSKLWEKNKMLASLLAKQPPQPTTIPPIPASVISATPQDKLLRIGLKPQQPSQQSQSQSQQQQQQQQQQQQQQQQQQQQQQQQQQQPWTGGSMQSVGGNTITTTATSARTPLQSQSRQLPRQTTNTYLTHMLSQQQRPQMGQMDSEFTGSGEYRHTNADPTGWDNQSSDPDLSDILDQVIEFVPDEAIADSSAIANLLDAIEAPQNNALNEKMAINAIQKSLMLFETAVNPTSSTITIPGTPPAYSTTLVTTPVTTSHSYQPPPMYQQQPRMRLNTQPGVRQTTTQFTQQQQLQLQQQRTKLIQQQQQQQLKQRLLQQQQQQQLLIPSNATATDQITTGIHNIDNLLNNTVAPNVSLQRSSVPDSQVSPGYGGSVQMPSGHRLAHSYSHPSTLPQHPIVNNNFNSGQQVSAAARLSPHSPAGILSFTHPQPLSPRVTQGNYGNTPRLFNVNQVRSQQQPTVQQQLQQQQRSMPSPGTPASARQSPFPAETFPPPTSPTASQFPPGPNPGAPNPSAQYRLQRTTSTPSATTQLPGGVGSPRHYGGVSKEQPLLSPSHPHSGCNPATPTHNQHNVTNTQQHFSNQQHSSMIYHTTANTINTADMQNNQFCYDRTSVPLYSSGPGDTQDARPLPPGNPVNHQLGGNASSTSEFVRQELRAIVGARTQQQQQQQRVPNNIQNNLSGQVSQDDLDALGLTYEMSPAGEAVVSDGPAKSWAIGSAGGAPSSSRTSMEEVARGDPKVNQSSLLQKLLSE; this is encoded by the exons TAACAAGTGCCTTAACGAAAAAAGACGACGGAACCAGGAGAACCTGTTTATCGATGAGCTTGCCGAGCTGATTTCCGTCACGGACATGAGCTCTGGCAAGACTGACAAGCGCCAGATCCTTCAGAGAACCGTCGACCAG ATTCGGCACATTAGGCAACAGGAAGGCTCGAATAGTCATGCCGTTCAACAGGGGGAAGTGTCTTCATCGAATCCTAACATACTGTCCAACGATCAAGTTGGTCCTATTTTACTCGAG GCGTTAGATGGCTTTCTGTTTGTTGTAAATTCGGAGGGACGAGTGGAGTACGTAACGGATAACATAAcacaatatataaattatacgaAGGACGATGTGCTCGGCAaggatatttataatattattcatCATGGAGACCACAACACCTTCATGCCTAGCTTGTGCCCTGTGTCATTAG GCTGGACGAGCGAGCCGCAGCCCCAAACGAGGAATCGTACCTTCAATTGCCGCTTCTTGGTGAAGCCTCCTGATGATAAAGAAGAGACTATGGAAGAGAAGCAGCAACGAGTATCGAAATACGAGTATCTGCAGATCTGTTCAGCTCTTTTGCCAAGTAATAGCGATCGTCTGGAGAGCGGTGACGTATCATCCGAATCCTCGGACATCGGTCCTTGCGTAATGTGCGTGGCTCGCAGGATACCACCGAACGAGAAACCCATTGGTACCCCCATCGAGCAGTTCACTGTCAAGCTGGACACCGCGGGCAAGATTATCGCGGTTGATGTCAGCTGGCTGTCGCCCCCTTACTCCAACTACCTAACCACGGTAGGG GACCTGATTGGCACTACAATAAAGGATGTGTGCCACCCTCATGATCTCAGTAAGCTAACTGCACATTTGAACGATACGCTTCAAGTCGGTGAGAGTACCAGCGGTGTGTACCGGCTACGCGTTAGTCCTGATAAGTTCCTTAACATTCAAACAAAGTCAAAACTTTTCAAAGCAAATGTGATGAATACACACGATACCGACTTTATTATGGCCACCAATTCCATCATCGG GGACAATGACTTAATGCCTATCGAGGGTGGTCAGCTTTCCAACAACAAAGTGTGCTCTGGACACTCTAGTAACCGTTGTGcgaataatagtaataataataatggtaacaataacaataacgtgGGTGGCCCGCTGATGTCCGTGGCGCATCTGAACGGTCAAGTGAGTGGTATCAGTGGTCGGGGGTTGGCTggtacgtcgtcgtcgtcgtcagcGTCGTCGCATGGCGGCGGTGTTGCGACATCGTCGAACTCGATAGTGTTTAGCGCGGCCGAGTCTTGCAACAACCCCCTGCCGTCGCTAAGTACAAGTAATCCGTTCAACCACTTTTCGGGGAACATGGACTTGGAATTCGAGCTGTTCCCCAGTTCCACATGGGACTTGGATAGTAGCAGCGGGTGGGCAGATAGGCCCGAATCGAGAGCTAGCGGGCCACCAAATTCACGACCACCTTCCCAGCCAGCCCCGACATCTCCGAGTCCCCAGGGAACGTTCTCCTCTAATTCAGCGGTGGCGCCTCACTGCAGTCCCATGCGCGCGTTCAGCCCGACCTCAGGCAACGCAGCTCACACCTTCAGTAATTCGTTCCCCTTCAGTCCGCTTCAGGAATCACAGACGTCCTCCTTGACCAACAGCGGTGCTAGTAGTGTTAGTGCCAACGGGGCAGCTGCGCTTACCCCGAAACGTCAGGATGAAGGGAAGACTGGATGTTCGGCCGGCAACAACCAATCCGCCATGGATACAAGCGGGAACGCGAGAAACAACTCGAGCAACGTGGCCGGGACCGCTACCACCGCCGGTCAACAACAGACCACCGTCGGGGTGACCGCGACCGTTGTCGAAACTCAGAACAGTGTTGTGTCAACCGAGTCCGGTAGATTGAGAAACTTATTGACCAAGGGCGCTAGTGCTAGTGAGGACAGTCAGGACAATACGAATAACGATTCCGAGAACCAAAATAAGCATAGGATATTAAAGACCTTGTTGAATCAACAAGACGAGGACGATTTTCATCCGGAGCATAATAATAAAGTGCGAACCAGTCCTAGTAACATGCCGAAACCGAGCATGGACCATTCGAAATCTTCGCTTGGAAATAATATGCTGCTACAG TTATTAAATGAGAAAAACGATGACGAGGATGAAGAGGCTCGTGCCGGTTTCAAGAAACGGAACGAACTTTTGCAACAGCTCCTGAAAGACCAAGACGACGAGAGGAAAGTACAAGAGCAACAG TGCAAGTCACAGAATCGGGAAGAAGATCCTCTTTTGCGAAGTCTTGGCTTTCGGAACACCACGCCATCCCCGTCTCAATCGGGTGACAATGTTGGTCTCGGTGGTTCGACCCAGGTCGGTCAGAAGAGACCCGGCGAGGATGGCGATTTAAACATAGCTGTGAAACGTCCTATGGACGGTTCGCACCAGGTATCCTCATCGGGTACGTCCACCAACACGACCAGTAAACTCTGGGAGAAGAACAAAATGTTGGCTTCGTTGCTAGCTAAACAACCTCCTCAACCAACCACTATCCCACCAATACCTGCATCTGTGATATCGGCAACGCCACAG GATAAGCTGCTGCGCATAGGATTGAAGCCACAACAGCCGTCACAGCAGTCACAATCACAGtcgcaacagcagcaacagcaacagcagcaacaacaacagcagcaacaacaacagcagcaacaacaacaacagcaacagcagcaacccTGGACGGGTGGTAGCATGCAGTCGGTTGGTGGTAATACGATAACGACAACTGCAACTTCCGCGCGTACTCCTCTCCAAAGCCAGTCGAGACAACTACCTCGTCAAACAACCAATACCTACCTCACTCATATGCTAAGTCAg CAACAAAGACCCCAAATGGGTCAGATGGATTCGGAATTTACGGGCAGCGGGGAGTATCGTCATACAAATGCAGATCCAACCGGTTGGGACAATCAGTCATCAGATCCTGATCTTTCCGATATTTTGGATCAAGTGATCGAATTCGTACCAGACGAAGCTATCGCAG atTCGTCTGCGATAGCAAATCTCTTAGATGCGATCGAAGCACCGCAGAACAACGCGTTGAACGAGAAGATGGCGATTAACGCGATACAAAAGTCGTTGATGTTATTCGAGACTGCCGTAAATCCAACGTCTTCCACCATAACAATTCCTGGCACACCTCCAGCTTACTCCACCACG TTGGTTACCACACCCGTAACGACGAGCCATAGTTACCAACCACCGCCGATGTATCAACAACAGCCAAGGATGAGGTTGAACACTCAGCCAGGTGTCAGACAAACGACCACTCAATTCACGCAGCAGCAACAATTACAGTTACAACAACAACGTACAAAATTGatacaacaacaacagcaacaacaattgAAACAAAGGCTactgcaacaacaacagcaacaacagttACTTATTCCTTCCAATGCTACAGCTACGGACCAAATTACCACCGGCATTCATAATATTGATAACCTTCTGAACAATACTGTTGCACCAAACGTGTCGTTACAG CGGTCGAGTGTCCCAGATTCGCAAGTGTCTCCAGGTTATGGGGGATCCGTCCAGATGCCTTCCGGTCACCGACTTGCCCACTCGTACTCACATCCTTCAACGTTACCACAGCA CCCCATTGTAAACAATAATTTTAACAGTGGTCAACAAGTGTCCGCCGCAGCTCGACTGTCACCGCATTCTCCCGCTGGTATCTTATCGTTCACTCATCCACAGCCGTTGTCACCACGGGTGACGCAA GGCAACTATGGTAATACCCCGAGATTATTCAACGTTAACCAGGTGAGATCGCAGCAACAGCCCACCGTGCAGCAgcagctgcagcaacaacagAGATCGATGCCGTCGCCGGGTACTCCAGCGTCTGCACGACAATCTCCGTTTCCGGCGGAAACCTTTCCTCCACCCACCTCTCCTACAGCCAGCCAATTTCCACCCGGTCCTAATCCTGGCGCTCCGAATCCTTCTGCCCAATATCGGTTGCAACGGACCACGTCTACGCCTTCAGCTACGACTCAGTTGCCAG GTGGGGTCGGTTCGCCCCGGCACTACGGCGGAGTGAGTAAGGAACAACCTCTTCTTTCACCTAGTCATCCACATTCGGGTTGCAACCCGGCAACACCGACTCACAATCAACACAACGTAACGAATACCCAACAACACTTCTCCAACCAACAACATTCTTCTATGATATACCACACGACCGCCAATACTATCAACACAGCTGACATGCAGAACAATCAGTTCTGTTACGATCGGACGTCTGTTCCACTCTATTCGTCAGGGCCTGGGGACACGCAGGATGCCAGGCCTCTGCCTCCCGGTAATCCTGTCAATCACCAATTGGGTG GAAATGCCAGCAGCACGTCCGAGTTCGTGAGGCAAGAATTGAGAGCGATCGTTGGCGCAAGaacgcaacaacaacaacaacaacaaaggGTACCTAACAACATTCAAAATAACCTTTCTGGTCAAGTATCTCAGGATGATCTTGATGCACTTGGTCTGACGTACGAGATGTCTCCTGCAG GTGAGGCTGTGGTTAGCGATGGCCCTGCAAAGAGCTGGGCCATTGGGAGTGCCGGAGGTGCCCCCTCGTCCTCCAGG ACTTCTATGGAGGAAGTGGCTCGAGGTGATCCAAAGGTGAACCAATCGTCGCTGTTACAGAAACTGTTGTCCGAGTGA